From Asterias rubens chromosome 6, eAstRub1.3, whole genome shotgun sequence, one genomic window encodes:
- the LOC117291810 gene encoding protein LTO1 homolog, translating into MAENPRFPSRGVGAPDEDPFDSIVMAEERFNEMGFEEGFQAGKVTGKQDGFKLGQDKGRQIGSEYGFYLGFISTWRQLLQKDPELAKPKAVKALGVLHTLLVSFRLEDVTQENYWEEFKKIRDKFKQVASLLNVSLDFSDKDTQKPPLSF; encoded by the exons ATGGCAGAAAACCCCAGATTCCCGAGTCGTGGTGTAGGCGCCCCAGATGAAGATCCATTTGACTCTATAGTTATGGCGGAAGAAAG ATTTAATGAGATGGGATTTGAAGAGGGATTCCAAGCCGGTAAAGTCACTGGAAAACAAGATGGATTCAAGCTAGGTCAAGACAAAGGACGACAGATTGGATCAGAGTATGGATTCTATCTCGGCTTTATATCAACATGGCGGCAGCTTCTCCAGAAAGACCCTGAGCTAGCCAAACCCAA AGCAGTGAAAGCGCTGGGCGTTCTGCATACGTTGCTGGTATCCTTTCGCTTGGAGGATGTCACTCAGGAAAACTACTGGGAAGAATTTAAAAAGATCAGAGACAAATTCAAACAG GTCGCGTCACTTCTGAATGTGTCACTAGATTTCAGTGACAAGGACACCCAGAAGCCACCACTATCATTCTGA
- the LOC117291135 gene encoding fructose-2,6-bisphosphatase TIGAR-like isoform X2, translated as MARFILTLVRHGQTIYNQDGIIQGQMDVPLSEEGRKQVWLLGKALQHHRFSKIFASDLQRASEGYGRLEGIPVKEYQGHAKRQKKRIEFTPEGGETIEQVKKRAVDFFKDLCDDFLEGNALLTPPEKCIPAKHPRQADDGSNPPDKVHTNPGSSIAQSELSASFEKDSPPVEFTVGDEEEVLSESAEPIKSCELSSEDLATEEQTTQAKKHAKSGGGEGPHFHKHSSSGSNQYAPNVTLSNSPMHAGGGELSEGAIEISYSDSSLGSQGTDDFDDDIDLDGMAADVLVVAHGVLIRELMKYFIDELNCFIPKGQNLANRVTFNTGMSRFQVDLLDGFPKMECLSIHQIDHLHQP; from the exons ATGGCACGATTTATATTAACTCTCGTGAGACA tGGTCAGACAATATACAACCAAGATGGTATCATACAAG GTCAAATGGACGTACCATTATCTGAGGAGGGGAGGAAACAGGTCTGGTTGCTAGGCAAGGCATTGCAACATCATCGATTCTCAAAAATCTTCGCCAGTGATCTGCAAAGAGCTTCAGAG GGTTATGGACGATTGGAAGGAATACCCGTCAAAGAGTACCAGGGACACGCCAAGAGGCAGAAGAAGAGAATCGAGTTTACACCGGAAGGTGGAGAAACTATTGAACAA GTTAAGAAACGAGCCGTTGATTTCTTCAAAGACCTGTGTGACGACTTTTTAGAAGGCAATGCACTTCTTACCCCTCCAGAAAAATGTATACCAGCAAAACACCCCCGCCAGGCCGATGATGGCTCCAACCCACCAGATAAAGTGCACACAAATCCGGGATCTTCCATTGCACAATCAGAGTTGAGTGCTTCCTTTGAAAAGGACAGTCCGCCAGTAGAATTTACTGTAGGCGATGAGGAAGAGGTATTGAGTGAAAGTGCTGAGCCAATCAAAAGCTGCGAGCTTAGCAGCGAAGATTTGGCAACGGAGGAACAAACAACTCAAGCCAAGAAGCATGCAAAGAGTGGAGGAGGGGAAGGTCCTCATTTTCATAAACACTCGTCCTCTGGCAGTAATCAGTACGCCCCCAACGTGACCCTATCAAACTCTCCCATGCATGCAGGAGGGGGCGAGTTGTCTGAGGGTGCTATTGAGATATCATACTCCGACAGTAGCCTGGGAAGTCAGGGAACCGATGATTTTGACGACGACATTGATTTGGACGGCATGGCGGCGGACGTCTTGGTGGTCGCGCATGGCGTGCTCATCCGAGAACTGATGAAGTATTTCATCGACGAGCTAAACTGCTTCATACCCAAGGGTCAGAACTTGGCCAATCGAGTCACTTTTAACACCGGAATGTCGCGGTTTCAGGTTGACCTTCTAGACGGGTTCCCAAAGATGGAATGTTTAAGCATTCATCAGATTGATCATTTGCATCAACCTTAA
- the LOC117291135 gene encoding uncharacterized protein LOC117291135 isoform X1 — translation MARFILTLVRHGQTIYNQDGIIQGQMDVPLSEEGRKQVWLLGKALQHHRFSKIFASDLQRASETAQAVVDLGTVERPKVITDPRLRERGYGRLEGIPVKEYQGHAKRQKKRIEFTPEGGETIEQVKKRAVDFFKDLCDDFLEGNALLTPPEKCIPAKHPRQADDGSNPPDKVHTNPGSSIAQSELSASFEKDSPPVEFTVGDEEEVLSESAEPIKSCELSSEDLATEEQTTQAKKHAKSGGGEGPHFHKHSSSGSNQYAPNVTLSNSPMHAGGGELSEGAIEISYSDSSLGSQGTDDFDDDIDLDGMAADVLVVAHGVLIRELMKYFIDELNCFIPKGQNLANRVTFNTGMSRFQVDLLDGFPKMECLSIHQIDHLHQP, via the exons ATGGCACGATTTATATTAACTCTCGTGAGACA tGGTCAGACAATATACAACCAAGATGGTATCATACAAG GTCAAATGGACGTACCATTATCTGAGGAGGGGAGGAAACAGGTCTGGTTGCTAGGCAAGGCATTGCAACATCATCGATTCTCAAAAATCTTCGCCAGTGATCTGCAAAGAGCTTCAGAG ACCGCTCAAGCTGTTGTTGACCTCGGAACAGTTGAAAGGCCAAAGGTCATCACAGATCCTAGGTTAAGAGAAAGG GGTTATGGACGATTGGAAGGAATACCCGTCAAAGAGTACCAGGGACACGCCAAGAGGCAGAAGAAGAGAATCGAGTTTACACCGGAAGGTGGAGAAACTATTGAACAA GTTAAGAAACGAGCCGTTGATTTCTTCAAAGACCTGTGTGACGACTTTTTAGAAGGCAATGCACTTCTTACCCCTCCAGAAAAATGTATACCAGCAAAACACCCCCGCCAGGCCGATGATGGCTCCAACCCACCAGATAAAGTGCACACAAATCCGGGATCTTCCATTGCACAATCAGAGTTGAGTGCTTCCTTTGAAAAGGACAGTCCGCCAGTAGAATTTACTGTAGGCGATGAGGAAGAGGTATTGAGTGAAAGTGCTGAGCCAATCAAAAGCTGCGAGCTTAGCAGCGAAGATTTGGCAACGGAGGAACAAACAACTCAAGCCAAGAAGCATGCAAAGAGTGGAGGAGGGGAAGGTCCTCATTTTCATAAACACTCGTCCTCTGGCAGTAATCAGTACGCCCCCAACGTGACCCTATCAAACTCTCCCATGCATGCAGGAGGGGGCGAGTTGTCTGAGGGTGCTATTGAGATATCATACTCCGACAGTAGCCTGGGAAGTCAGGGAACCGATGATTTTGACGACGACATTGATTTGGACGGCATGGCGGCGGACGTCTTGGTGGTCGCGCATGGCGTGCTCATCCGAGAACTGATGAAGTATTTCATCGACGAGCTAAACTGCTTCATACCCAAGGGTCAGAACTTGGCCAATCGAGTCACTTTTAACACCGGAATGTCGCGGTTTCAGGTTGACCTTCTAGACGGGTTCCCAAAGATGGAATGTTTAAGCATTCATCAGATTGATCATTTGCATCAACCTTAA
- the LOC117291828 gene encoding uncharacterized protein LOC117291828 isoform X2 yields the protein MTSYKLDTGVFLQQFTNSVSRALHKQTCSCSGRSYSADELFLRSNPAIFATNVTESCSRQSTADSLPFVSRSGCMAKHKTDASTAKHSSSSPNMKLEYEFIPRGSPTHRMKIKMLGDASPMKRLKRQSNLPEKMNVTDKNGQNWQVVQNFPKHVNRSSSHQNPSCSSQELELQTPPNTSRLAMMEVGRSKHDASERNSPRHRGIHLPKHITNETDITHNNSLEHIQIQNAPSPGPTPTDLPVIDLESTPADGFLSSRNTPREADRKFILSLLNSAVRKRQITYEDFLKRASQLTSALSNRDNNEDGLVESRNQNNNSPSSDVSELKSGGTHLPSLNAFDKTGEQVPAQHHLPTQLEDLYTKGRLKILKFDIGGVLPDNFLQKDRDKLRQMYPMYDWRVGQGARLVKMKHSPVKTVAPNKKDILATNCTLQLPKMFPKDGGKDLRDKGHNWRDWKSPRRAVGVRGDSFAVTDQSEATNGSKVKDGESGAAAMEEERVGDGEAMEEMRPCSGSMIPRQPPPTPMESRRKQTLETLKEID from the coding sequence atgacgtcatacAAGCTGGATACTGGTGTTTTCCTTCAGCAGTTTACGAACAGCGTCAGCCGGGCCCTTCATAAGCAGACGTGTAGCTGCAGCGGACGATCCTACTCGGCAGACGAACTCTTTCTGAGGAGTAATCCCGCCATTTTTGCTACGAATGTCACCGAGTCGTGCAGTCGACAATCCACTGCCGACTCGTTACCGTTCGTGTCCAGATCCGGCTGTATGGCTAAACACAAGACAGATGCATCAACGGCAAAACACTCTTCTTCTTCTCCGAATATGAAATTGGAGTATGAGTTTATTCCACGTGGTAGTCCAACCCACCGCATGAAGATCAAGATGCTAGGAGATGCCTCTCCGATGAAAAGATTGAAACGGCAGTCAAATTTACCGGAGAAAATGAACGTGACCGATAAGAATGGACAGAACTGGCAGGTTGTTCAGAACTTCCCGAAGCACGTGAATAGGTCATCTTCACATCAAAACCCATCGTGCTCTTCGCAAGAGCTCGAGTTGCAGACACCGCCAAACACATCTCGTCTCGCTATGATGGAGGTAGGAAGAAGCAAACATGACGCGTCTGAAAGAAATTCCCCAAGACATCGAGGTATCCACCTCCCCAAACACATCACCAATGAAACTGATATCACTCACAACAACAGTTTAGAgcacatacaaatacaaaatgctCCATCTCCGGGTCCAACGCCCACTGATCTACCAGTCATAGACCTTGAATCAACCCCTGCCGACGGCTTTCTGTCCAGCCGAAACACGCCTCGCGAAGCCGATCGAAAGTTCATCCTCTCGCTGTTAAATTCAGCAGTGAGAAAGAGACAAATTACGTACGAGGACTTCCTCAAAAGAGCATCTCAGCTGACATCGGCCTTGTCTAACAGGGACAATAACGAAGACGGGTTGGTTGAGAGTCGAAACCAGAATAATAACAGTCCTTCATCTGATGTGTCTGAACTCAAGAGTGGGGGTACGCACCTCCCGAGTTTAAACGCCTTTGACAAGACTGGTGAGCAAGTACCGGCCCAACATCACCTACCAACACAACTGGAAGACCTGTACACGAAGGGACGTCTGAAGATTCTTAAGTTTGACATTGGAGGAGTGCTTCCCGACAATTTCCTTCAAAAGGACAGGGACAAACTTCGACAGATGTATCCAATGTATGACTGGCGTGTTGGGCAGGGTGCAAGGTTGGTGAAAATGAAACACTCACCCGTTAAAACAGTTGCACCAAACAAAAAGGACATTCTGGCGACAAATTGTACGCTTCAGCTTCCGAAAATGTTCCCCAAAGATGGAGGGAAAGATTTACGGGACAAAGGACATAATTGGCGAGACTGGAAGAGCCCAAGGAGGGCTGTAGGTGTGAGGGGCGACAGCTTTGCAGTGACCGATCAATCTGAAGCTACGAATGGGAGTAAAGTCAAAGATGGGGAAAGTGGAGCGGCCGCGATGGAAGAGGAGCGTGTTGGGGACGGCGAGGCCATGGAGGAAATGCGTCCGTGTTCGGGGTCGATGATCCCGAGGCAGCCTCCACCAACTCCGATGGAGAGTAGACGTAAACAAACATTGGAAACACTCAAAGAAATAGACTAG
- the LOC117291828 gene encoding uncharacterized protein LOC117291828 isoform X1, with protein sequence MASDLKTSGIGETNYGGLGGSTCQNVATFVHKIPSPTPTSVIQFYNQHNSYNPDNHRHTILEEPSKDATASVTMTSYKLDTGVFLQQFTNSVSRALHKQTCSCSGRSYSADELFLRSNPAIFATNVTESCSRQSTADSLPFVSRSGCMAKHKTDASTAKHSSSSPNMKLEYEFIPRGSPTHRMKIKMLGDASPMKRLKRQSNLPEKMNVTDKNGQNWQVVQNFPKHVNRSSSHQNPSCSSQELELQTPPNTSRLAMMEVGRSKHDASERNSPRHRGIHLPKHITNETDITHNNSLEHIQIQNAPSPGPTPTDLPVIDLESTPADGFLSSRNTPREADRKFILSLLNSAVRKRQITYEDFLKRASQLTSALSNRDNNEDGLVESRNQNNNSPSSDVSELKSGGTHLPSLNAFDKTGEQVPAQHHLPTQLEDLYTKGRLKILKFDIGGVLPDNFLQKDRDKLRQMYPMYDWRVGQGARLVKMKHSPVKTVAPNKKDILATNCTLQLPKMFPKDGGKDLRDKGHNWRDWKSPRRAVGVRGDSFAVTDQSEATNGSKVKDGESGAAAMEEERVGDGEAMEEMRPCSGSMIPRQPPPTPMESRRKQTLETLKEID encoded by the exons ATGGCCTCCGATCTCAAAACTAGTGGAATCGGTGAAACAAACTATGGTGGATTGGGTGGGTCGACATGTCAGAACGTGGCTACATTCGTCCACAAAATACCATCTCCTACACCAACGAGCGTAATACAGTTCTACAACCAACACAATTCCTACAACCCAGACAATCACAG ACACACCATTCTTGAGGAGCCATCTAAAGACGCTACTGCCtccgtcacgatgacgtcatacAAGCTGGATACTGGTGTTTTCCTTCAGCAGTTTACGAACAGCGTCAGCCGGGCCCTTCATAAGCAGACGTGTAGCTGCAGCGGACGATCCTACTCGGCAGACGAACTCTTTCTGAGGAGTAATCCCGCCATTTTTGCTACGAATGTCACCGAGTCGTGCAGTCGACAATCCACTGCCGACTCGTTACCGTTCGTGTCCAGATCCGGCTGTATGGCTAAACACAAGACAGATGCATCAACGGCAAAACACTCTTCTTCTTCTCCGAATATGAAATTGGAGTATGAGTTTATTCCACGTGGTAGTCCAACCCACCGCATGAAGATCAAGATGCTAGGAGATGCCTCTCCGATGAAAAGATTGAAACGGCAGTCAAATTTACCGGAGAAAATGAACGTGACCGATAAGAATGGACAGAACTGGCAGGTTGTTCAGAACTTCCCGAAGCACGTGAATAGGTCATCTTCACATCAAAACCCATCGTGCTCTTCGCAAGAGCTCGAGTTGCAGACACCGCCAAACACATCTCGTCTCGCTATGATGGAGGTAGGAAGAAGCAAACATGACGCGTCTGAAAGAAATTCCCCAAGACATCGAGGTATCCACCTCCCCAAACACATCACCAATGAAACTGATATCACTCACAACAACAGTTTAGAgcacatacaaatacaaaatgctCCATCTCCGGGTCCAACGCCCACTGATCTACCAGTCATAGACCTTGAATCAACCCCTGCCGACGGCTTTCTGTCCAGCCGAAACACGCCTCGCGAAGCCGATCGAAAGTTCATCCTCTCGCTGTTAAATTCAGCAGTGAGAAAGAGACAAATTACGTACGAGGACTTCCTCAAAAGAGCATCTCAGCTGACATCGGCCTTGTCTAACAGGGACAATAACGAAGACGGGTTGGTTGAGAGTCGAAACCAGAATAATAACAGTCCTTCATCTGATGTGTCTGAACTCAAGAGTGGGGGTACGCACCTCCCGAGTTTAAACGCCTTTGACAAGACTGGTGAGCAAGTACCGGCCCAACATCACCTACCAACACAACTGGAAGACCTGTACACGAAGGGACGTCTGAAGATTCTTAAGTTTGACATTGGAGGAGTGCTTCCCGACAATTTCCTTCAAAAGGACAGGGACAAACTTCGACAGATGTATCCAATGTATGACTGGCGTGTTGGGCAGGGTGCAAGGTTGGTGAAAATGAAACACTCACCCGTTAAAACAGTTGCACCAAACAAAAAGGACATTCTGGCGACAAATTGTACGCTTCAGCTTCCGAAAATGTTCCCCAAAGATGGAGGGAAAGATTTACGGGACAAAGGACATAATTGGCGAGACTGGAAGAGCCCAAGGAGGGCTGTAGGTGTGAGGGGCGACAGCTTTGCAGTGACCGATCAATCTGAAGCTACGAATGGGAGTAAAGTCAAAGATGGGGAAAGTGGAGCGGCCGCGATGGAAGAGGAGCGTGTTGGGGACGGCGAGGCCATGGAGGAAATGCGTCCGTGTTCGGGGTCGATGATCCCGAGGCAGCCTCCACCAACTCCGATGGAGAGTAGACGTAAACAAACATTGGAAACACTCAAAGAAATAGACTAG